A single genomic interval of Mucilaginibacter boryungensis harbors:
- a CDS encoding anhydro-N-acetylmuramic acid kinase, which yields MPVLNHNLQHLFTIAQKPERLAIGLMSGTSLDGLDIALCRFSGHGMATKFQLLEFTTVPYQNDFKADIHQLFAKKTVDLEKLCLLNAYIGSFHAQLILKMLKQWNVAPASVDFIASHGQTIYHAPQRLHGLAGYPNATLQIGDGDHIAVKTGILTISDFRQKHIAAGGEGAPLALYGDVIFGSQSGENRILLNIGGIANLTWLPGNGNTNQIICCDTGPGNTLIDAACRKYFDKPYDEDSKIALSGTVNDNLLQALLADPFFKAKAPKTTGPELFSLDYLAKAQQQSGTIEIPPQDIVATLSAFTVQSIVSFVNDNGMQSAQRILISGGGAKNRFIVDRLTKALAPAIISNTDYLGIDPDAKEAILFALLGNEALVGEPLIIGNNPAVLMGKFSFAG from the coding sequence ATGCCTGTTTTAAACCATAATCTGCAACACCTTTTTACTATTGCGCAAAAACCCGAACGTTTGGCTATCGGCCTCATGTCGGGCACCTCGCTGGATGGGTTGGATATTGCCTTGTGCCGGTTCAGCGGCCACGGAATGGCCACTAAATTCCAACTGCTGGAATTTACCACCGTCCCCTATCAAAATGATTTTAAGGCCGACATCCATCAACTGTTTGCAAAAAAAACTGTCGACCTGGAAAAATTATGCCTATTGAATGCTTATATAGGTTCTTTCCATGCACAACTAATTTTGAAAATGCTAAAACAGTGGAATGTTGCGCCCGCCAGTGTTGATTTTATTGCCAGCCACGGCCAAACTATATACCATGCCCCTCAACGCCTTCATGGTTTAGCCGGTTATCCAAACGCCACCCTGCAAATTGGCGATGGCGACCACATAGCGGTTAAAACCGGGATACTTACCATCAGCGATTTCCGCCAGAAGCATATCGCCGCCGGTGGTGAGGGTGCACCCCTGGCTTTGTATGGCGATGTGATATTTGGCAGCCAATCTGGTGAAAACCGCATACTGCTTAACATTGGCGGTATTGCTAACCTTACCTGGCTACCGGGCAATGGCAACACCAACCAAATTATTTGCTGCGATACCGGCCCTGGCAACACCCTAATAGATGCTGCCTGCCGTAAATATTTTGACAAACCGTATGATGAGGATTCAAAAATTGCCTTGTCGGGAACGGTGAATGATAATTTATTGCAAGCCCTGCTTGCCGATCCGTTTTTTAAAGCCAAAGCCCCCAAAACCACCGGGCCCGAACTATTTAGTTTAGATTATCTTGCTAAAGCACAACAACAATCGGGAACTATAGAAATACCCCCGCAAGATATTGTCGCTACTCTTAGCGCCTTTACTGTACAAAGCATTGTTAGTTTTGTAAACGATAACGGCATGCAATCGGCTCAGCGTATTTTAATAAGTGGCGGCGGTGCTAAAAACCGGTTTATAGTTGACAGACTAACTAAGGCCCTCGCCCCGGCTATTATTAGCAATACAGATTATTTGGGTATTGATCCTGATGCTAAGGAGGCTATTCTTTTTGCATTGCTGGGCAACGAAGCTTTGGTGGGCGAACCGCTGATTATTGGCAATAATCCTGCGGTGCTGATGGGTAAATTTAGTTTTGCGGGATAA
- the nagB gene encoding glucosamine-6-phosphate deaminase has translation MARLNLLEETRYEKLAVTVYPDQHVASVKVAQRIAEVIRRKQEEHQKAVLGLATGVTPIGVYNELVRLHKEDGLSFRNVITFNLDEYYPMKPDAAQSYVTFMNENLFNHIDIDPQNVHIPDGTLAADDVAEWCLEYEKQIEALGGLDLQILGIGRTGHIGFNEPGSAPNSGTRLVTLDDLTRADAARDFGGKANVPTKAITMGVGTIFKAREIILMAWSKKKAPIIKKAIEGEISGEVPATYLQLSDNVEFVLDQDAASDLTRFDTPWLVKDCVWDKQLKKKAVIWLATELKKPILKLTEEDYNTHGMAQLATEQGPVYNINIDIFNQIQHTITGWPGGKPDSDDRQRPERANPAKKRVIIFSPHPDDDVISMGGTFIRLVDQGHDVHVAYQTSGNTAVWDDDVLRYMEFAIDFDSSIGKDNTDLKKIYEDMRKFIDRKKPNQIDTKEIRDVKGFIRKSEAISGARYAGLQDDHIHFMALPFYETGKTQKNSVGEADIKMTMELLQQVKPQQIFAAGDFADPHGTHIVCFKIILAALERLKKTEDWVKDCWLWMYRGAWHEFETHEIEMAVPLSPQEVIRKRNAIFKHQSQKDRPVFPGDDAREFWVRAEDRNRETAHRYDELGLAEYEAMEAFVRYKY, from the coding sequence ATGGCCAGACTAAATCTATTAGAGGAAACACGTTACGAGAAACTTGCTGTAACTGTTTACCCCGATCAACATGTCGCGTCGGTTAAAGTAGCCCAACGCATTGCCGAAGTTATCCGCAGAAAACAGGAAGAACACCAGAAAGCCGTATTGGGCCTTGCTACCGGTGTTACTCCAATAGGTGTTTATAACGAACTGGTGCGCCTGCACAAAGAGGACGGTTTAAGTTTCAGAAACGTTATTACCTTTAATTTGGACGAATATTATCCCATGAAGCCTGACGCTGCACAAAGTTACGTTACCTTCATGAACGAAAATTTATTCAACCATATTGATATCGATCCTCAAAACGTACACATCCCTGATGGTACACTTGCGGCAGATGATGTAGCTGAATGGTGTTTGGAGTATGAAAAACAAATAGAAGCACTTGGCGGGCTCGACCTGCAAATATTGGGTATCGGTCGTACCGGTCACATTGGTTTTAATGAGCCGGGTTCAGCCCCAAACTCAGGCACCCGTTTAGTAACACTTGACGATTTGACCCGCGCCGATGCCGCGCGCGATTTCGGCGGTAAGGCCAACGTGCCAACCAAGGCCATCACGATGGGCGTGGGTACCATTTTTAAAGCACGGGAAATTATCCTGATGGCCTGGAGCAAAAAGAAAGCGCCGATTATTAAGAAAGCTATCGAAGGTGAAATATCCGGAGAGGTGCCGGCAACTTATTTGCAGTTAAGCGATAATGTAGAGTTTGTACTTGACCAGGACGCCGCATCAGACCTTACCCGCTTTGATACACCGTGGCTGGTAAAAGACTGTGTGTGGGATAAACAACTGAAAAAGAAAGCGGTGATTTGGCTGGCTACAGAGTTAAAGAAGCCTATCCTGAAACTTACCGAGGAAGATTATAATACCCACGGTATGGCGCAACTGGCTACTGAACAGGGGCCAGTGTATAACATCAATATTGATATTTTTAACCAGATACAACACACTATTACCGGCTGGCCGGGAGGTAAACCCGATTCGGATGACCGCCAGCGCCCGGAACGTGCCAACCCGGCTAAAAAGCGTGTGATCATCTTTTCGCCACACCCGGATGATGATGTGATCTCTATGGGCGGTACCTTTATTCGTTTGGTTGACCAGGGGCACGATGTACATGTGGCCTACCAAACATCGGGTAATACAGCCGTTTGGGATGATGATGTGCTGCGTTATATGGAATTTGCCATTGATTTTGATAGCAGCATAGGTAAAGATAATACCGATTTAAAAAAGATATACGAAGATATGCGCAAGTTTATCGATCGTAAAAAACCAAACCAGATCGACACCAAAGAAATTCGTGATGTTAAAGGCTTCATCCGCAAAAGCGAGGCCATTAGTGGTGCACGCTATGCAGGTTTGCAGGACGATCATATCCACTTTATGGCCTTACCTTTTTATGAAACCGGCAAAACTCAAAAAAATTCAGTTGGTGAAGCTGATATCAAAATGACGATGGAATTGCTGCAGCAAGTAAAGCCACAGCAGATATTTGCCGCCGGCGATTTTGCCGATCCGCATGGTACACACATTGTTTGTTTTAAGATAATTTTAGCAGCATTAGAACGCCTGAAAAAAACCGAAGATTGGGTAAAAGATTGCTGGCTATGGATGTACCGTGGCGCCTGGCACGAGTTTGAAACACATGAAATTGAAATGGCCGTGCCATTGTCTCCGCAAGAAGTTATTCGCAAGCGTAACGCCATATTTAAACATCAATCGCAGAAAGACAGGCCGGTGTTCCCCGGCGATGATGCCCGTGAATTTTGGGTACGCGCCGAAGACCGCAACCGCGAAACCGCTCACCGTTATGATGAATTAGGTTTAGCAGAGTATGAAGCTATGGAGGCGTTTGTGAGGTATAAATATTAG
- a CDS encoding acyltransferase family protein, with translation MKQISEKQRLLSLDVMRGATIAAMTLVNNPGDWGHIYAPLEHSEWNGCTPTDLIFPFFLFMVGVSTVFSMETKKADPKNHGKMILGALRRMVTLIIISWCIQLFYHHTPFVHSLTHLRFPGVLQRIALVFFICSVLYIKCTQKTRDWFMAFALVGYYIIMTFIPVPDGHAANLNPETNMGAWLDRLVFGTNHLWKSSKTWDPEGLLGTLPAIGTGLFGIRVGSWLKRADRENSVKVTWLFVYGVAAVVVALIWDLFFPINKALWTSSFVLYAGGLATIALAFTYWLIDVQGNKKYAWILVVFGMNAITAFVLGDILQGLVDFIPVTGSKASTWLYQHGIAPYFTPYNASLVRAICYVILTWLPMVWLYKKKIYIKV, from the coding sequence ATGAAACAAATTTCCGAAAAACAACGCCTACTCTCTCTCGACGTTATGCGCGGCGCCACCATTGCTGCCATGACATTGGTTAACAACCCCGGCGATTGGGGCCATATTTATGCGCCGCTGGAACACTCGGAGTGGAACGGCTGTACCCCAACCGACCTGATCTTTCCGTTCTTCCTCTTTATGGTGGGCGTATCGACGGTGTTTTCTATGGAAACCAAAAAGGCTGATCCCAAAAACCACGGGAAAATGATATTGGGTGCTTTGCGCCGGATGGTGACGCTGATCATTATCAGTTGGTGTATACAATTGTTTTATCACCATACGCCATTTGTGCATAGTTTAACGCACCTGCGTTTTCCAGGCGTACTGCAGCGTATTGCACTGGTGTTTTTTATATGTAGCGTGCTATATATAAAATGCACACAAAAAACCCGTGACTGGTTTATGGCCTTTGCATTGGTAGGTTACTATATCATCATGACGTTTATCCCGGTACCTGATGGCCACGCGGCTAATCTTAACCCTGAAACCAATATGGGTGCCTGGTTGGATAGGCTGGTGTTTGGTACTAACCACCTATGGAAATCATCCAAAACCTGGGACCCTGAAGGCTTGCTGGGTACACTACCCGCTATTGGTACGGGTCTGTTTGGTATCCGTGTAGGCAGCTGGTTAAAACGGGCAGACCGCGAAAATAGCGTAAAAGTAACCTGGCTTTTTGTTTACGGCGTTGCTGCGGTTGTGGTAGCACTAATATGGGACTTGTTTTTCCCGATAAATAAAGCATTGTGGACAAGCAGCTTTGTGCTTTATGCCGGGGGCTTGGCAACTATTGCCTTAGCTTTTACCTATTGGCTGATAGACGTGCAAGGCAATAAAAAATATGCGTGGATACTGGTAGTGTTCGGTATGAATGCGATTACCGCTTTTGTATTAGGCGATATTTTACAGGGACTGGTGGATTTTATCCCGGTTACCGGCAGCAAGGCCAGCACCTGGCTGTATCAGCATGGCATAGCGCCTTATTTTACGCCGTACAACGCATCGTTAGTGCGGGCTATTTGTTATGTGATACTCACCTGGCTGCCTATGGTATGGCTGTACAAAAAGAAGATTTATATTAAAGTTTAG
- a CDS encoding superoxide dismutase, protein MAFELPALPYATDALEPHIDKMTMEIHHGKHHQAYVTNLNKALEGKPEANSSIEEIIKNISKFPPAVRNNGGGHYNHTMFWTLLSPNGGGEPTGELAEAIKSTFGSFSELKTKISEAGATRFGSGWAWLIVTADKKLAVTSTPNQDNPLMDLPEVTKGTPILGIDVWEHAYYLKYQNRRPDYLAAIWNVINWNHVAELYAKAK, encoded by the coding sequence ATGGCATTTGAATTACCGGCGTTACCTTACGCCACCGACGCACTGGAACCACACATTGATAAAATGACCATGGAAATTCACCATGGTAAACACCACCAGGCTTATGTTACTAATTTAAATAAAGCTTTAGAAGGCAAACCCGAGGCTAACAGCAGCATCGAGGAGATCATAAAAAACATATCAAAATTCCCGCCTGCGGTTCGCAACAACGGTGGTGGCCACTATAACCACACCATGTTTTGGACACTGTTATCGCCAAATGGCGGCGGCGAGCCAACCGGCGAACTGGCTGAGGCTATCAAAAGCACTTTCGGTTCTTTTTCTGAATTGAAAACAAAAATATCTGAAGCAGGTGCTACCCGCTTTGGTTCGGGCTGGGCATGGTTAATTGTAACTGCCGATAAAAAACTGGCGGTAACATCAACCCCTAACCAGGATAACCCTTTAATGGACCTGCCTGAAGTAACCAAAGGCACCCCGATTTTAGGTATCGACGTTTGGGAGCATGCTTACTACTTGAAATACCAAAACCGCCGCCCCGATTACCTGGCAGCTATTTGGAACGTAATTAACTGGAACCACGTAGCCGAGCTGTACGCAAAAGCTAAGTAA
- a CDS encoding zinc-binding dehydrogenase, with amino-acid sequence MKAIVLESKDNPVVYKEVPKPTLQPGEVLVQIKAAALNRRDYWITINKYAGIKYPTILGSDGSGIVTEVGSDADKHWIGKEVIINPSNNWGDSPDFQGSDFKILGLPDDGTFAEFVKTEAKYLYTKPAHLNWEQAAALPLAGLTAYRALFTKGRAKKGDKVLIVGVGSGTGTFVLQYAVAAGCQVFVTSGTGGKIQQAHALGACAGVNYKAQDWAEQLKQLAGGFDVVIDSVLGEGFGKIPDLCNPGARIVTFGATMGDTPPLNGRKVYWKQLQIIGTTMGTPEDFKAMVDFVAQHEIVPVIDEVYALADAKKALDKMGSSSQFGKIVLRA; translated from the coding sequence ATGAAAGCAATCGTCCTTGAATCAAAAGACAACCCGGTAGTTTATAAAGAAGTGCCCAAGCCAACGCTGCAACCCGGCGAGGTATTGGTGCAGATAAAAGCTGCCGCGCTAAACCGCCGCGATTACTGGATCACCATTAACAAATACGCCGGGATTAAATACCCTACCATATTAGGTTCGGATGGTTCGGGCATAGTAACAGAGGTTGGCAGCGATGCCGATAAGCACTGGATAGGTAAGGAAGTGATCATCAATCCATCCAACAACTGGGGAGATTCACCTGATTTCCAGGGCAGTGATTTTAAAATATTAGGTCTGCCTGACGACGGTACCTTTGCCGAATTTGTAAAGACCGAAGCAAAATATCTTTACACAAAGCCCGCGCATTTAAACTGGGAGCAAGCCGCTGCCTTGCCGTTGGCGGGCTTAACAGCATACCGGGCATTATTTACCAAGGGTCGGGCTAAAAAAGGGGACAAAGTATTAATAGTAGGTGTGGGTAGCGGTACAGGTACGTTTGTGCTGCAATATGCCGTTGCTGCAGGCTGCCAGGTATTCGTCACATCGGGCACGGGCGGGAAGATACAGCAGGCGCACGCCCTTGGCGCTTGCGCTGGTGTAAACTACAAAGCACAGGACTGGGCTGAGCAGTTAAAACAGCTGGCAGGCGGTTTTGATGTGGTGATAGACAGTGTATTGGGTGAAGGCTTTGGTAAAATACCCGACCTTTGCAACCCCGGTGCACGTATTGTAACCTTTGGTGCTACCATGGGCGACACGCCGCCACTTAATGGACGTAAGGTATATTGGAAGCAATTACAAATTATAGGCACCACGATGGGTACCCCCGAAGATTTTAAAGCCATGGTGGACTTTGTGGCGCAGCACGAGATAGTCCCGGTTATTGATGAGGTATATGCTTTAGCCGATGCTAAGAAAGCGCTTGATAAAATGGGCAGCTCATCGCAATTTGGCAAAATTGTATTGCGGGCATAA
- a CDS encoding ferredoxin--NADP reductase, whose amino-acid sequence MLQLQVEDIKWEAPDTATYFLRDVADKKIIYKAGQFLTLVFNHHNEELRRSYSISSSPDEGRLAITIKRVPNGELSRFLLTHAKIGDIWQAVEPAGRFIVSNFEQAKDIFFFAAGSGITPILSQIKYVLNREGKSKLHLIYSSRSAGNILFKASLDILQQQHHERLNIVHLLSNDARRLNNVMAEQLVRQQARFDLQQAQFYLCGPFDYMRMIRLTLIYMGLPADNIRKENFVLETVTVSNARTSFAPHKVRIVFGDETHDIMAGENQSILQAALQNKIGLPYSCRAGICSTCTAKCKSGKVVMTVNEVLTDADLADGLVLTCTGYAVTDDVVIEF is encoded by the coding sequence ATGCTTCAGTTACAGGTTGAGGATATTAAATGGGAAGCGCCGGATACGGCTACTTATTTCCTGCGCGATGTTGCGGATAAGAAGATCATATATAAAGCCGGGCAGTTCCTTACTCTTGTATTCAATCATCATAATGAGGAATTAAGGCGGTCGTATTCCATTAGTTCATCACCCGATGAAGGCAGGCTTGCCATTACTATAAAACGTGTCCCGAACGGAGAGCTGTCGCGCTTTTTATTAACCCATGCTAAAATTGGTGATATTTGGCAAGCAGTTGAACCAGCAGGCAGGTTTATTGTCAGTAATTTTGAACAGGCGAAAGATATCTTCTTTTTCGCGGCAGGCAGCGGGATTACGCCCATATTATCACAAATAAAATATGTGTTAAACCGTGAAGGTAAAAGCAAACTGCACCTTATTTATAGCAGCCGCAGCGCCGGTAATATCCTGTTTAAAGCCAGTCTAGATATACTTCAGCAACAACATCACGAAAGATTAAATATCGTTCATCTGCTTAGTAACGACGCCAGGCGGCTTAATAATGTAATGGCCGAGCAATTAGTGCGGCAACAAGCCCGGTTCGATTTGCAGCAAGCCCAATTTTATTTATGCGGCCCATTTGATTATATGCGCATGATCCGGTTAACGCTGATCTATATGGGGTTGCCTGCAGATAATATCCGCAAGGAAAATTTTGTGCTGGAAACAGTTACGGTGAGTAACGCTAGAACAAGCTTTGCCCCGCATAAGGTCCGCATTGTTTTTGGTGATGAAACCCATGATATTATGGCCGGTGAGAACCAATCAATACTACAGGCCGCTTTGCAAAATAAAATTGGGTTGCCTTATAGTTGCCGCGCAGGCATCTGTTCTACCTGCACCGCTAAATGTAAAAGCGGCAAAGTAGTTATGACGGTAAACGAAGTATTAACAGATGCAGATTTGGCCGACGGCCTGGTGTTAACCTGTACAGGTTATGCAGTTACCGATGATGTTGTGATAGAATTTTGA
- the namA gene encoding NADPH dehydrogenase NamA: MTPQLFTPYKIKSIELRNRIVVSPMCEYSSKDGFANNWHLVHLGARAVGGAGLIITEAAAISPEGRISYADLGIYKDEHIEKLKEITGFIHQQGAVAGIQLAHAGRKASHQTPWDGNAQIPSNQLNGWKSFAPSAIPFTATEEAPVELDKAGIEKVKADFKAAAARALEAGFKVIEIHGAHGYLIHQFLSPISNQRTDEYGGSFENRIRLLLEIIEGIKQVWPDNLPLFVRISATEWTEGGWSIENSVELAKLLKQAGIDLIDCSTGGNVAGAKIPVGPGYQAPFAAQVRAQADIPTGAVGLITEAQQAEDILQAGDADLIIIAREILRDPHFPLRAAHQLGYDIKWPVQYERAKWHK, from the coding sequence ATGACACCACAACTATTCACACCCTATAAAATTAAATCAATTGAACTACGGAACCGCATTGTAGTATCGCCCATGTGCGAATACTCCAGTAAGGATGGTTTTGCCAATAACTGGCATTTAGTACACTTAGGTGCACGTGCCGTGGGCGGTGCGGGACTGATCATTACCGAGGCTGCAGCCATATCGCCCGAAGGACGAATTAGCTATGCCGATTTGGGTATTTACAAGGATGAACACATTGAAAAACTAAAAGAGATTACCGGGTTTATTCATCAGCAGGGTGCTGTGGCGGGCATACAATTAGCACATGCCGGCCGCAAAGCCAGTCATCAAACACCCTGGGATGGCAACGCGCAGATCCCATCAAACCAACTCAACGGGTGGAAATCCTTCGCGCCAAGCGCTATCCCGTTTACCGCCACCGAAGAAGCGCCGGTTGAGCTGGACAAAGCCGGGATTGAAAAAGTTAAAGCCGATTTTAAAGCAGCTGCTGCCCGTGCACTTGAAGCTGGGTTTAAGGTAATAGAAATACATGGCGCGCATGGGTATCTGATCCATCAATTCTTATCGCCCATAAGTAACCAGCGTACAGATGAATACGGCGGATCGTTTGAAAACCGTATTCGTTTATTGCTGGAGATTATTGAGGGAATAAAGCAAGTTTGGCCGGATAATCTGCCGTTGTTTGTCCGTATTTCCGCAACCGAATGGACTGAAGGCGGCTGGAGTATTGAAAATTCGGTAGAATTAGCTAAATTGCTAAAGCAAGCGGGGATAGATTTGATAGATTGCTCGACAGGGGGCAATGTAGCTGGTGCGAAAATCCCCGTTGGCCCGGGTTACCAGGCGCCGTTTGCAGCACAAGTGCGCGCGCAGGCTGATATCCCTACTGGGGCGGTAGGTTTAATAACGGAAGCGCAACAAGCCGAAGATATTTTGCAGGCAGGGGATGCCGATTTAATTATTATAGCGCGCGAAATATTGCGCGATCCGCATTTCCCACTTAGGGCAGCACACCAGTTGGGTTACGATATAAAATGGCCGGTACAATACGAGCGGGCCAAATGGCACAAATAA
- a CDS encoding OsmC family protein, giving the protein MKRTANAHWNGTLQAGQGEISTQSTVLNKTQYSFKTRFADGIGTNPEELIAAAHAGCFTMAVGAALSQAGFTPGDLTTDAILDLDMQALSITGIHLELKASAIDGVDEAKFKEVAEGAKANCIISKALNVPITLNVTYA; this is encoded by the coding sequence ATGAAACGTACAGCAAATGCACATTGGAACGGTACTTTACAAGCCGGCCAGGGCGAGATCAGCACACAAAGCACTGTGCTTAACAAAACCCAATATTCGTTTAAAACCCGTTTTGCCGATGGTATTGGCACCAATCCTGAAGAATTGATAGCTGCGGCCCACGCGGGTTGCTTCACCATGGCGGTAGGTGCGGCTTTAAGTCAGGCAGGTTTTACCCCAGGCGATTTGACAACAGATGCTATCCTTGACCTGGATATGCAGGCATTAAGCATTACCGGCATACACCTGGAACTAAAAGCCAGTGCTATTGATGGTGTTGACGAAGCAAAATTTAAAGAGGTTGCCGAAGGTGCTAAAGCCAATTGTATCATATCAAAAGCGCTGAATGTGCCTATTACCTTAAATGTGACTTACGCTTAA
- a CDS encoding M16 family metallopeptidase, protein MTRKITKLCMLGVFALLGVIGAKAQPRLQPGYFWKKLPNGLEVVVIENAKVPLATVEIAVKNGAYTEGPEYSGLSHLFEHMFFKANKDFPSQEKLLHRTQELGAIWNGTTDVERVNYFFTFNKDSLRGGLNFLNSCIRYPIYRTEDMQKERPVVDGEFQRAESDPGFLLAYESSKYLWGDQITRKNPIGIHEIINTATPEKMMIIKNKYYYPNNSLLTICGDVKHEQAFKLAEAIFGSWQSSGFNPHEKYPVPPFEPVKKSVAFVKESSIAQTPSMSFSWQGPSYVADSAGTLAADVFNRITALNSSKFRQALIDKRLAAGARVSYSTTHYTGEINISVTPNADKIKECYDEVLNQIAMWSSPDYYTDEQLDDAKAALIRSISRAKEKPSSLNSQLSYAWCSTSYEYDTDMADNYKKITRADIKRYIDKYIVGKPMISGIILKPEVNKQYNVASFFVAK, encoded by the coding sequence ATGACCCGAAAAATTACCAAACTATGTATGCTGGGCGTTTTTGCACTTTTAGGTGTAATTGGCGCAAAAGCACAGCCAAGGTTACAACCCGGCTATTTCTGGAAAAAGCTGCCAAACGGCCTGGAAGTAGTAGTAATAGAGAACGCTAAGGTTCCGCTGGCTACGGTTGAAATTGCTGTAAAGAATGGGGCCTACACAGAAGGCCCGGAATATAGCGGCTTATCGCACCTGTTCGAACACATGTTTTTTAAAGCCAACAAGGATTTTCCATCTCAGGAAAAACTGTTACACCGTACCCAGGAATTGGGGGCCATTTGGAACGGCACTACCGATGTGGAACGGGTGAACTATTTTTTTACGTTTAATAAGGATAGCTTAAGGGGCGGCCTTAACTTTTTGAACTCGTGCATACGCTATCCTATTTACCGTACCGAGGATATGCAGAAAGAGCGCCCTGTAGTTGATGGCGAGTTTCAGCGGGCCGAGAGCGATCCGGGGTTTCTGCTGGCTTATGAAAGCAGTAAATACCTGTGGGGTGATCAGATCACCCGTAAAAACCCTATCGGTATCCACGAGATCATTAATACAGCTACGCCCGAGAAAATGATGATCATTAAGAATAAATACTATTATCCAAATAATAGCCTGCTTACCATTTGCGGCGATGTGAAACACGAACAAGCCTTTAAACTGGCCGAAGCCATATTTGGAAGCTGGCAAAGCAGCGGTTTCAACCCGCATGAAAAATACCCTGTGCCGCCATTCGAGCCGGTTAAAAAAAGCGTGGCTTTTGTAAAGGAATCGTCCATAGCACAAACACCATCAATGAGCTTTTCATGGCAGGGGCCATCTTATGTGGCAGATTCAGCCGGTACTCTTGCTGCAGATGTTTTTAACCGCATCACAGCTTTAAACTCATCTAAATTCCGCCAGGCATTAATTGATAAAAGGTTAGCCGCAGGGGCAAGGGTGAGTTATAGTACCACCCACTACACAGGCGAGATCAATATATCGGTAACACCAAATGCCGATAAGATAAAAGAATGCTACGATGAAGTACTGAACCAGATAGCAATGTGGAGCAGCCCGGATTATTATACCGACGAGCAATTAGACGATGCCAAAGCCGCATTAATACGTTCTATAAGCCGCGCTAAAGAAAAACCATCATCGCTGAACAGCCAGTTAAGCTATGCCTGGTGCAGCACCTCGTATGAATATGATACCGACATGGCTGATAATTATAAGAAAATTACACGCGCAGATATTAAGCGGTATATTGATAAGTACATTGTGGGCAAACCTATGATATCGGGGATTATATTAAAGCCCGAAGTGAATAAACAATATAATGTGGCCTCGTTTTTTGTAGCCAAATAA